In Indicator indicator isolate 239-I01 chromosome 20, UM_Iind_1.1, whole genome shotgun sequence, a genomic segment contains:
- the GBX1 gene encoding LOW QUALITY PROTEIN: homeobox protein GBX-1 (The sequence of the model RefSeq protein was modified relative to this genomic sequence to represent the inferred CDS: inserted 3 bases in 2 codons): protein MDESRGRHPRPPPRPALPSPPGPARPPRGGAGERAAPSAAPLRRAEPASGXGGSSRWAPKPTGGGGRGPGPRRGPGXVGGGPSSPESWCRLSRRRPLAMQRPSGQGTAFSIDSLIGTPPPRSGHLLYTGYPMFMPYRPLVLPQALSHAPLQSGLPPLAPLASFAGRLTNTFCASLGQAVPSMVALTTALPSFSEPPDGFYPPQELPPPRTNPDAGCRRGTEGLEPEELPPGRDKGPPEPPLHFPDPFPGLADGKAYSSDEEKLEVKSSATPCSEREEESSAGDSEEEPFLDGAAAAAGSKAKGKGGPAAEQAPPGSGAGKSRRRRTAFTSEQLLELEKEFHCKKYLSLTERSQIAHALKLSEVQVKIWFQNRRAKWKRIKAGNVSNRSGEPVRNPKIVVPIPVHVNRFAVRSQHQQIEQGARP, encoded by the exons ATGGATGAGAGCAGAGGGCGACACCCCCGCCCGCCTCCCCGCCcggccctcccctccccgcccggcccggcccggccccccCGCGGCGGGGCGGGCGAGCGGGCGGCTCCGAGCGCGGCTCCACTCCGCCGCGCCGAGCCAGCGAGCG CGGGCGGCAGCTCTCGCTGGGCGCCGAAGCCCACGGGAGGCGGCGGGCGTGGGCCGGGGCCACGGCGGGGCCCGGG AGTTGGCGGCGGCCCGAGCTCGCCGGAAAGTTGGTGCCGGCTGAGCCGGCGGCGCCCGCTCGCCATGCAGAGACCCAGCGGCCAGGGGACCGCCTTCTCCATCGACTCGCTCATTGGGACGCCGCCACCGCGCTCCGGGCACCTGCTTTACACCGGGTACCCCATGTTCATGCCGTACCGTCCGCTGGTGCTGCCGCAGGCGCTGTCCCACGCGCCGCTGCAGTCGGGGCTGCCGCCGCTGGCCCCGCTCGCCTCCTTCGCCGGCCGCCTCACCAACACCTTCTGcgccagcctgggccaggccgtGCCCTCCATGGTGGCTCTTACCACCgccctgcccagcttctccgAGCCCCCCGACGGCTTCTACCCGCCGCAGGAGCTGCCCCCGCCGCGCACGAACCCCGACGCCGGCTGCCGGCGGGGCAccgaggggctggagcctgagGAGCTTCCTCCGGGGCGCGACAAGGGGCCGCCTGAGCCGCCGCTGCACTTCCCGGACCCCTTCCCCGGCCTGGCAG ACGGCAAGGCGTACAGCTCGGAcgaggagaagctggaggtgAAGTCGTCGGCCACGCCGTGCAGCGAGCGGGAGGAGGAGAGCTCGGCAGGCGACAGCGAGGAGGAGCCTTTCTTGGACGGGGCGGCCGCCGCTGCAGGTTCCAAGGCGAAGGGCAAGGGCGGGCCCGCGGCTGAGCAGGCCCCGCCGGGCTCCGGAGCTGGCAAGAGTCGCCGCCGCCGCACGGCCTTCACCAgcgagcagctgctggagctagAGAAGGAGTTCCACTGCAAGAAGTACCTGAGCCTGACCGAGCGCTCGCAGATCGCGCACGCCCTGAAGCTGAGCGAGGTGCAGGTCAAGATCTGGTTCCAGAACCGCCGCGCCAAGTGGAAACGCATCAAGGCGGGCAACGTCAGCAACCGCTCGGGAGAGCCCGTCCGCAACCCCAAGATCGTGGTGCCCATCCCGGTGCACGTCAACCGCTTCGCCGTGcgcagccagcaccagcagatCGAGCAGGGCGCCCGGCCCTGA